The following proteins are co-located in the Pseudomonas synxantha genome:
- a CDS encoding phage holin family protein codes for MTNEQQALAEMPIWLVIVLAVIGGVSGEMWRADKEGARGWSLIRRLALRSGACMVCGVSALMLCYAAGMSIWTAGAIGCLTAMAGADVAIGLYERWAAKRIGINQGSGQDPQ; via the coding sequence ATGACAAATGAACAGCAAGCGTTAGCGGAAATGCCTATCTGGCTGGTGATCGTATTGGCCGTGATCGGCGGAGTGTCTGGAGAAATGTGGCGCGCCGACAAGGAAGGTGCCCGCGGTTGGTCGTTGATCCGCCGTCTGGCGCTGCGCTCCGGGGCCTGCATGGTCTGTGGGGTTTCGGCGCTGATGCTGTGCTACGCCGCCGGCATGTCGATCTGGACCGCCGGCGCCATTGGTTGCCTGACCGCCATGGCCGGTGCCGATGTGGCCATCGGCCTTTATGAGCGGTGGGCGGCCAAGCGCATCGGGATCAACCAAGGCTCCGGCCAGGACCCGCAGTAA
- a CDS encoding helix-turn-helix transcriptional regulator, with protein MRVMQKRNVSIVLRELLDRDRISPTELHRRTGVPQSTLSRILSGKIVDPSDKHISRIAEYFRVSTDQLRGRAAVGGLRDDGRDPMHSELKDISLWDDDTPVNDDEVSIPFLREVELAAGSGRFVIEESEKASLRFGKRSLRHNGVQFDQAKCVTVRGNSMLPVLRDGATVGVNAGKSGIGDIVDGDLYAINHNGQLRVKQLYRLPSGIRLRSFNRDEHPDEDYSFQDIQDEQISILGHVFWWGMYAR; from the coding sequence ATCCGCGTTATGCAAAAACGCAACGTTTCTATCGTCTTAAGAGAGCTGCTGGATCGCGACCGAATCTCCCCCACGGAGCTTCATCGGCGCACCGGCGTGCCTCAATCCACACTGTCCCGGATCCTCAGCGGCAAGATCGTTGATCCGTCGGATAAACACATCTCGCGCATCGCCGAGTATTTTCGCGTGAGCACCGACCAACTGCGCGGGCGCGCTGCGGTGGGTGGGTTGCGCGATGACGGGCGCGACCCGATGCATTCGGAACTCAAGGACATAAGCCTGTGGGACGACGACACTCCCGTCAATGATGACGAGGTGTCGATCCCCTTTCTGCGCGAGGTTGAATTGGCTGCTGGATCAGGAAGATTCGTCATCGAGGAAAGCGAGAAGGCCAGCCTGCGGTTCGGCAAGCGCAGCCTGCGGCATAACGGAGTGCAGTTCGACCAGGCCAAGTGCGTGACGGTGCGCGGTAACAGTATGTTGCCGGTACTGCGCGACGGCGCCACGGTTGGCGTGAATGCCGGCAAGAGCGGCATCGGCGATATCGTTGATGGTGATCTGTATGCCATCAACCACAACGGCCAACTGCGGGTTAAACAGCTCTACCGCCTGCCTTCGGGAATCCGCCTGCGCAGTTTCAACCGTGATGAGCATCCGGATGAGGACTACAGCTTCCAGGATATCCAGGATGAGCAGATCAGCATTCTCGGGCATGTTTTCTGGTGGGGCATGTACGCCCGTTAA
- a CDS encoding Panacea domain-containing protein, with product MAYSALAVANAFIERAKEGKVSGLTPMKLQKLLFYTQSWHLRERDQPLMDDHFARWQYGPVIPSLYHELKSYGNRPVTALLSNLKPDAEDIVFVTPRVPESDTYTHRLIDRIINKYGKWSGTQLSNLSHEDGTAWALKGADGSAIDWEDMAALIHPKSRIRE from the coding sequence ATGGCTTATTCAGCGCTAGCTGTCGCTAACGCCTTCATTGAACGTGCGAAGGAAGGCAAGGTTTCGGGCCTGACCCCGATGAAGCTGCAGAAACTGTTGTTCTATACGCAGTCCTGGCATTTGCGCGAACGGGACCAGCCCCTTATGGATGACCACTTCGCCCGCTGGCAATATGGCCCGGTCATCCCGTCGCTTTACCATGAGTTGAAATCCTATGGTAATCGCCCGGTGACCGCGCTGCTCAGCAACCTGAAGCCCGACGCCGAAGACATTGTCTTCGTGACACCGAGGGTTCCTGAGAGCGACACCTACACCCATCGTTTGATTGACCGGATCATTAACAAATACGGCAAATGGTCCGGCACCCAACTGTCCAACCTTTCCCACGAGGACGGCACAGCCTGGGCCCTCAAGGGCGCCGACGGTTCGGCCATTGACTGGGAAGACATGGCAGCACTCATTCACCCAAAGAGCCGCATCCGTGAGTGA
- a CDS encoding ultraviolet light resistance protein B, which yields MRLQLMLAGVANITDPIKRNWVLRNTDVAEIWGVGRKMKLRLGAIFAAGRCWIRWAKTKNPISALKMMS from the coding sequence GTGCGGCTTCAGTTGATGCTGGCCGGGGTGGCCAATATCACCGACCCGATTAAGCGGAACTGGGTCTTGCGCAATACGGACGTGGCGGAAATCTGGGGTGTTGGCCGCAAGATGAAACTCCGCCTCGGTGCGATTTTTGCAGCCGGTCGCTGCTGGATAAGGTGGGCAAAAACTAAAAATCCGATCAGTGCCTTGAAAATGATGAGCTGA
- a CDS encoding RraA family protein produces MQTSIVTRLDALSCTDLSDAMDRLKIVCQCTDIMPLDRSFNLTGKAWTLRYGPIGLDGGSVGDYIDDLEAGQVVVIDNQARLDTTVWGDLLTSTAARRQLAGTVIDGICRDVDRALELNYPIFSRGNWMRTGKDRVRVEAIQAPVTLGGVRVQPDDWLRGDGDGLVVIPAGSLSEVLAVAEEIHQAEEHIRAAIEAGVPLRKARADYGYHALQTPRR; encoded by the coding sequence ATGCAAACCTCTATTGTTACCCGCCTCGACGCCCTGAGTTGCACCGACCTCAGCGATGCGATGGACCGCCTGAAAATCGTTTGCCAGTGCACCGACATCATGCCTCTGGACCGGTCGTTCAACCTCACAGGCAAAGCCTGGACCCTGCGCTACGGCCCTATTGGCCTGGACGGCGGCTCGGTGGGTGACTACATCGACGACCTTGAGGCCGGCCAGGTGGTAGTGATCGACAACCAGGCGCGGCTCGACACCACCGTGTGGGGCGATTTGCTGACCTCTACCGCCGCCCGTAGGCAGTTGGCCGGGACGGTGATTGACGGTATCTGCCGCGATGTCGACCGTGCGTTGGAGCTTAACTACCCGATCTTTTCCCGGGGTAACTGGATGCGCACCGGCAAGGATCGCGTGCGTGTCGAAGCGATTCAGGCGCCCGTTACGCTGGGTGGCGTGCGGGTACAACCCGATGATTGGTTGCGCGGCGACGGTGATGGCCTGGTGGTGATTCCGGCCGGTTCACTGAGCGAAGTGCTGGCGGTGGCCGAAGAAATCCACCAGGCCGAAGAACATATTCGTGCGGCTATCGAGGCGGGCGTTCCTCTACGCAAAGCTCGCGCCGATTACGGCTACCACGCCTTGCAGACTCCGCGCCGCTGA
- a CDS encoding NAD(P)-dependent oxidoreductase has translation MAFTTLILDAPGPPLLFEEADRFLELGLGVTLNLHYFADKERIRQHYGTRIHYAEINCHDEPGFIAAVSQAGGYSVFKTRLNIPLGAGLIRAATSPALATPLRAIAQAGTGVNHIDRLACEQCGVAILNTPGSNAAAVAEYVVAQALFLSRDLDDYNTKTHNGHWAKGSLAPACEYAELTLGLVGTGSIARQVARKAAALGIKVIATGSERFTEPVAHSLGLERRAGLEQLLAEANIVSIHVPLTPQTRGLFGTAEFQQMRQGSILINTARGGIVDEHQLAAFMRQFPRHIKAVAIDTFALEKDRFDSPLTAIANAQLTPHIAGNTATAIRTASRQIVDKIHAFSADATAR, from the coding sequence ATGGCATTTACCACCCTGATACTGGATGCCCCTGGGCCGCCGTTACTGTTTGAGGAAGCCGATCGCTTTCTTGAACTGGGCCTGGGCGTCACCCTCAACCTGCATTATTTCGCGGACAAAGAGCGCATTCGGCAGCACTACGGCACGCGCATTCACTATGCCGAGATCAACTGCCATGACGAGCCTGGCTTTATTGCCGCCGTGAGTCAGGCCGGGGGCTACAGCGTGTTCAAGACGCGCCTGAACATCCCGTTGGGCGCTGGCCTGATCCGCGCTGCCACCTCGCCGGCGTTGGCCACGCCACTGCGCGCCATTGCCCAGGCTGGCACAGGGGTCAATCATATTGATCGGCTGGCGTGCGAGCAGTGTGGTGTGGCGATCCTCAACACCCCAGGCTCCAACGCGGCCGCTGTTGCCGAATACGTCGTGGCCCAGGCGCTGTTTCTGTCGCGCGACCTGGATGACTACAACACTAAAACGCACAACGGCCATTGGGCAAAAGGCTCCTTGGCACCTGCCTGCGAATACGCCGAACTGACGCTTGGGCTGGTGGGCACCGGCAGCATTGCCCGGCAGGTGGCGCGCAAGGCTGCGGCGCTGGGCATCAAGGTGATCGCTACCGGGTCCGAACGTTTTACCGAACCGGTGGCGCACAGCCTTGGGCTTGAACGACGGGCAGGTCTTGAACAGTTACTGGCCGAGGCGAACATCGTCTCGATCCACGTACCGCTCACCCCGCAGACCCGAGGCTTGTTCGGCACTGCCGAGTTCCAGCAGATGCGCCAGGGATCAATCCTCATCAATACCGCGCGCGGCGGGATCGTCGACGAACACCAGTTGGCCGCCTTCATGCGCCAGTTTCCCAGGCATATCAAAGCCGTCGCCATCGATACCTTTGCCCTTGAAAAAGACCGCTTCGACTCGCCATTGACCGCTATTGCCAATGCGCAATTGACGCCGCACATCGCTGGCAATACCGCCACGGCAATCCGGACGGCGTCACGCCAGATCGTCGACAAGATCCACGCATTCAGTGCTGACGCCACCGCGCGTTAA
- a CDS encoding phosphoenolpyruvate carboxylase translates to MNHVINSILENASTRPSIGHTNPALLHDVLWRALEHALKANTDDASHTPHARACLRIYAEIDTLSYLDKGDSKLAAALGKAFFESRSSKDVEAFWKLLLIKQLLFELSVRSVATQIASQASLPRQLLTLDPQLIAAPAGVNISLGVLCKETDQLKHSVVLVLQKLAQHVEDRGLKKPQVTAQLLLELYNAVWSGSNGTDIESQIFYADSVYDALPDVHHALGLAPQEKWLTLFTWLYGDKDGRPYDTNQHTETLVVALETALRNRYIADIDSLIKDGGARHRLEEIRARVGKDHPEHFKRPAELIDALSSIRFTQPAAIDRLLLRVHAFGFHYLDIEFRENAEMFSSVVDEILSSQWLETIGLGQGRHYHELDERARQAALEVALEGGAARTPAALWQEYLQRTTPIYTRKAEQYAGQDYIALMEQDPSYIRMHDARNAVERFEMIDRYRDRMKIHGIAEYTSALSALEVLFLMKAAQVRDGIDIALQPEDLAGAERTLATVHEVYENPVYRQHLATRGNRQYITFGPSDTGKQGGKAMHKLNMAIANQHKLIAARYGIEVVVHVIMGGEHARGNGVIAETLQEFGALEGPETRFMLAGCAEMRAHLLTRNQSVNFLSQLYRMHAERQPQPSEEVIAGRIQRWGDVVRRYQATFFEHPALPSLLRDLARFDVVRATAKGTRPPSRIFNIKVFESRPDAIRAIPWTRALLAGGLHSELIGVGQFAQEPATYLSKAFNEDESFHTYVKGMAYAIARTDLKCAWLTLTGSIPEKTHIQMLAQALKTEAVGTAEQLLASLHLEVIEGKRFVYKATTGTEPADPWKFKEGSLLNLWPSLKAEVYLKEKNLRIYRLFLIYAKSNPAFIQSSSLNDFYSGFLAAVSTDAGLVDPASAHHFTW, encoded by the coding sequence ATGAATCATGTGATCAACTCCATACTGGAAAATGCATCAACTCGCCCCTCAATCGGCCATACCAACCCTGCGCTACTGCATGACGTCCTATGGCGAGCCCTGGAGCACGCACTCAAGGCCAACACGGATGATGCTTCCCACACCCCGCATGCCCGTGCCTGTCTCAGGATCTATGCTGAAATCGATACGCTGTCGTATCTGGACAAGGGTGATTCGAAATTGGCTGCAGCCTTGGGCAAGGCGTTCTTCGAATCGCGCTCCAGCAAAGACGTCGAGGCGTTCTGGAAGTTGCTGCTGATCAAGCAACTGCTTTTCGAGTTGTCGGTCAGGAGTGTGGCGACCCAGATTGCTTCGCAAGCCAGTCTGCCTCGTCAGTTGCTCACGCTCGATCCGCAGTTGATTGCAGCGCCGGCGGGGGTAAATATCAGCCTGGGAGTGCTGTGCAAAGAGACCGACCAGCTCAAGCATTCCGTTGTGCTGGTCTTGCAGAAACTGGCACAGCACGTCGAGGACCGTGGCTTGAAAAAGCCTCAAGTCACCGCGCAGCTCCTGCTGGAGTTGTACAACGCCGTGTGGTCGGGCAGCAATGGCACCGATATCGAGTCACAGATTTTTTACGCCGACAGTGTGTATGACGCGTTGCCCGACGTGCATCACGCCCTGGGCCTGGCGCCGCAGGAAAAATGGCTGACCTTGTTCACCTGGTTATACGGCGACAAGGATGGCCGCCCCTATGACACCAACCAGCACACCGAAACCCTGGTGGTGGCGCTGGAAACGGCGCTGCGCAATCGCTACATCGCTGATATCGACAGTCTGATCAAGGACGGCGGCGCACGGCATCGCCTTGAAGAGATTCGTGCTCGCGTGGGCAAGGATCATCCCGAGCATTTCAAGCGTCCCGCCGAACTGATCGACGCACTGAGCAGCATCCGTTTTACACAGCCCGCCGCCATCGACCGTCTGCTGCTGCGGGTGCATGCGTTTGGCTTTCACTATCTGGATATCGAGTTTCGTGAAAACGCCGAGATGTTCAGCAGCGTGGTCGATGAGATTCTTTCCAGCCAGTGGCTGGAAACCATCGGCCTGGGCCAGGGCCGGCACTATCACGAGCTGGATGAGCGTGCGCGTCAGGCCGCCCTTGAGGTCGCGCTGGAGGGCGGGGCGGCCCGGACGCCCGCTGCCCTGTGGCAGGAGTATTTGCAACGCACCACGCCGATTTACACCCGGAAAGCCGAGCAATATGCCGGCCAGGATTACATTGCGCTGATGGAGCAGGATCCGAGCTATATCCGTATGCACGATGCGCGCAATGCGGTGGAACGGTTTGAAATGATCGACCGTTATCGCGACCGGATGAAAATCCACGGGATCGCCGAGTACACCTCGGCCCTCAGCGCGCTAGAGGTGCTGTTCCTGATGAAAGCGGCCCAGGTACGGGACGGGATTGACATCGCTTTGCAACCTGAAGATCTGGCAGGCGCCGAGCGCACGCTGGCCACGGTGCATGAGGTGTACGAAAACCCGGTGTACCGCCAGCACCTGGCAACGCGCGGCAACCGCCAATACATCACGTTTGGCCCCAGCGACACGGGCAAGCAAGGCGGCAAGGCCATGCACAAGCTGAACATGGCGATTGCCAATCAGCACAAGTTGATCGCGGCCCGCTACGGCATCGAGGTGGTCGTCCACGTCATCATGGGCGGGGAACACGCACGGGGTAATGGGGTGATCGCCGAGACCTTGCAGGAGTTCGGCGCGCTGGAGGGCCCGGAAACCCGCTTCATGCTGGCCGGCTGCGCGGAGATGCGCGCTCATCTGCTGACCCGCAACCAGTCCGTCAACTTTCTCAGCCAGTTGTACCGTATGCACGCCGAGCGCCAGCCGCAGCCGTCCGAGGAGGTCATTGCCGGCAGGATTCAGCGTTGGGGGGACGTGGTGCGCCGCTACCAGGCGACGTTCTTCGAGCATCCGGCGCTGCCTTCCCTGCTGCGGGACCTGGCGCGATTCGATGTGGTCAGGGCCACAGCCAAAGGCACCCGGCCGCCTTCTCGTATCTTCAACATCAAGGTGTTCGAGTCGCGTCCCGATGCCATTCGTGCGATTCCCTGGACCCGCGCCTTGCTGGCCGGTGGGTTGCACAGCGAACTGATCGGCGTCGGGCAGTTTGCGCAAGAACCGGCAACTTACTTGTCCAAGGCCTTCAACGAGGATGAGAGCTTTCACACCTACGTCAAAGGCATGGCCTACGCCATTGCGCGAACCGACCTCAAATGCGCCTGGCTGACCCTGACCGGCAGCATCCCGGAAAAGACCCATATCCAGATGCTGGCGCAAGCCTTGAAGACCGAAGCCGTCGGCACCGCCGAACAGCTGCTGGCCAGCCTGCATCTGGAAGTGATTGAAGGTAAGCGCTTCGTGTACAAGGCCACCACCGGCACCGAGCCGGCAGATCCATGGAAATTCAAGGAGGGCAGCTTGCTCAACCTGTGGCCCAGTCTCAAGGCCGAGGTCTACCTCAAGGAAAAGAACTTGCGAATCTATCGCTTGTTTCTGATCTACGCCAAAAGCAATCCCGCGTTCATCCAGTCGTCATCGCTGAATGATTTCTACAGCGGGTTCCTCGCGGCCGTGAGTACCGATGCAGGCCTGGTCGATCCCGCAAGCGCCCACCATTTCACTTGGTGA
- the fdxA gene encoding ferredoxin FdxA, with protein MTYVVTDNCINCKYTDCVMVCPVNCFHEGPNFLVIDPDECVDCEACVQECPAGAILHEDALPLEMKNFKELNAELARGWPKITRNKPELPDAYRWVNMDNKLELLIR; from the coding sequence ATGACCTATGTAGTGACTGACAACTGTATAAACTGCAAATATACCGACTGCGTTATGGTATGCCCGGTAAATTGCTTTCACGAGGGTCCAAATTTTCTAGTAATAGATCCTGATGAATGCGTCGATTGCGAAGCGTGCGTACAAGAATGCCCAGCGGGTGCTATTCTCCACGAAGACGCACTACCTCTTGAAATGAAAAATTTCAAAGAACTCAATGCTGAATTAGCTAGGGGCTGGCCAAAAATCACCAGAAACAAACCTGAACTTCCAGATGCTTATCGATGGGTGAATATGGATAACAAACTTGAACTTTTAATACGTTGA
- a CDS encoding DUF3077 domain-containing protein yields the protein MNSVQDLTTLGVTPFSFHSDQPLFRVNSGVSLQEALHHASNLLHVAKLLAEDAAMTKETDRYAWASHYLQEMVKAVVDDVVKVLDSPVNTQ from the coding sequence ATGAATTCTGTGCAAGACCTGACCACCCTCGGCGTCACCCCCTTCTCCTTTCACTCCGACCAACCTCTATTCCGCGTTAACAGTGGTGTTTCCCTGCAAGAAGCCTTGCACCACGCCTCCAATCTTCTCCACGTCGCCAAGCTGCTCGCAGAAGATGCGGCGATGACCAAGGAGACGGACCGTTATGCCTGGGCTTCGCATTACTTGCAGGAAATGGTCAAGGCGGTGGTTGATGATGTGGTGAAGGTGTTGGATTCGCCGGTTAATACTCAGTAA